One Edaphobacter lichenicola DNA window includes the following coding sequences:
- a CDS encoding magnesium transporter MgtE N-terminal domain-containing protein yields MTRHANQRTSVSALMGSAVADARGGTLGHVRELAVAPSVDAAHIHGIVLKLASSKRTDKPSLVLISQLEFGPDGAMQLRESAQPTPLPEDERFLLLERDLLDQQIIDVHGHKVVRVNDVDLVWENIQDDLPDLSLRIAEVEVGMRGAVRRLLKGLPSTSVDRISSRFGASVIPWDFVDLIDRDPARRVRLKIEQDRLSKMHPSDIADILEELAPAERHALFVSLDEEVAAEALEEVKPKMQQSLIESLDSEQIAGIVEEMDPGAAADLLSELTDERSEAILEEMDPEERQEVEDLLEFAGNSAAGRMTTEYLALPSSALADHAIAALREFEGDIDMITDIYLLDEEEKIIALVPLVQLLLAAPGTPLADLPHSHLVTCNVDANGRKVAELFDKYNLRSLPVIDNEKHLAGVIHAEQVIALLRASH; encoded by the coding sequence ATGACCAGGCATGCCAATCAAAGGACCAGCGTCTCAGCCCTCATGGGATCGGCCGTTGCCGACGCCCGGGGAGGCACCTTGGGCCACGTGCGCGAGCTGGCCGTAGCGCCTTCGGTCGATGCGGCCCATATCCACGGCATCGTCCTCAAACTGGCCTCATCCAAGCGCACCGACAAGCCCTCCCTGGTCCTGATCTCCCAGCTCGAATTCGGTCCCGACGGCGCCATGCAACTCCGCGAGTCCGCCCAACCCACTCCACTGCCTGAAGATGAGAGGTTTCTTCTACTCGAGCGCGATCTCCTCGATCAGCAGATCATCGACGTGCACGGCCACAAGGTCGTCCGCGTAAACGACGTCGATCTGGTGTGGGAGAACATCCAGGACGATCTTCCCGACCTCTCGCTCCGCATCGCCGAGGTAGAGGTCGGCATGCGCGGAGCCGTCCGCCGCCTCCTCAAAGGCCTCCCGTCCACCTCGGTCGACCGTATCTCCTCCCGCTTCGGTGCCAGCGTCATCCCATGGGACTTCGTCGACCTCATCGACCGCGACCCCGCCCGCCGCGTCCGCCTCAAGATCGAGCAGGATCGCCTCTCCAAGATGCATCCCTCCGACATCGCGGACATCCTCGAAGAGCTGGCCCCCGCCGAGCGTCACGCTCTCTTTGTCTCGCTCGATGAGGAGGTTGCGGCCGAGGCCCTTGAGGAGGTCAAGCCGAAGATGCAGCAGTCGCTGATCGAGTCGCTCGACTCCGAGCAGATCGCAGGCATCGTCGAAGAGATGGACCCCGGCGCCGCCGCCGACCTCCTCTCCGAGCTCACCGACGAGCGCTCCGAAGCCATCCTCGAGGAGATGGACCCCGAGGAGCGCCAGGAGGTCGAAGACCTGCTCGAGTTCGCCGGCAACTCCGCCGCTGGCCGCATGACGACCGAGTACCTCGCCCTGCCGTCGTCAGCCCTCGCCGATCACGCAATCGCCGCATTGCGCGAATTCGAAGGCGATATCGACATGATCACCGACATCTACCTGCTCGACGAAGAGGAGAAGATTATCGCCCTGGTTCCGCTGGTCCAGCTCCTGCTCGCGGCGCCCGGCACGCCCCTGGCGGATCTGCCCCACAGCCATCTCGTCACCTGCAACGTGGATGCCAACGGCCGCAAGGTAGCCGAGCTCTTCGACAAGTACAACCTGCGCTCCCTGCCGGTCATCGACAACGAAAAGCATCTCGCCGGCGTCATTCACGCCGAACAGGTGATTGCCCTTTTGCGGGCGAGCCACTAG
- a CDS encoding ATP-binding protein, whose translation MADSTTMRASYTLDSSLDSVNKIEQIGEQFATKAGFEEDTVSGIAMAVREAAVNAVLHGNSYDTSKHVVASFETTSDSLIIRISDQGPGLDPDKIPDPLAPENILRGSGRGIFLIKAFMDEVNFRQLHPGTELTLIKHRTPAQSGT comes from the coding sequence TTGGCCGATTCAACGACTATGCGCGCCAGCTACACATTGGACTCGTCTCTCGACAGCGTCAATAAGATCGAGCAGATCGGAGAACAATTCGCTACAAAGGCGGGGTTTGAGGAAGACACGGTATCCGGCATTGCCATGGCGGTGCGCGAAGCCGCTGTGAATGCGGTGCTGCACGGGAACTCGTATGACACCAGCAAGCATGTGGTTGCGTCGTTCGAGACAACCTCTGACTCGCTGATTATCCGAATCTCGGACCAGGGCCCCGGTCTCGATCCAGACAAGATTCCCGATCCTCTGGCTCCGGAAAATATCCTCCGCGGCTCGGGTCGCGGTATCTTTCTCATCAAGGCTTTCATGGATGAGGTAAACTTTCGGCAGTTACATCCGGGCACGGAACTGACACTGATCAAGCATCGAACACCCGCGCAGTCGGGGACCTAA
- a CDS encoding STAS domain-containing protein, translated as MSMKVKTRQVDGITILDLSGRITLGEGSVTIRDAVRDVLAKGSNKILLNLGDISYIDSSGIGELVSAFTTVKNSGGELKLLNLTKKVHDLLQITKLYTVFDVKDDEATAISSFTK; from the coding sequence ATGAGCATGAAAGTAAAAACTCGCCAGGTGGATGGCATCACCATTCTGGATCTCAGCGGACGCATCACCCTTGGCGAAGGCAGTGTGACGATCCGCGACGCCGTGCGCGATGTTCTGGCGAAGGGTTCCAATAAGATTTTGCTCAACCTCGGCGACATCAGCTACATCGACAGCTCGGGCATCGGCGAGCTGGTTAGCGCCTTTACCACCGTCAAGAACAGCGGCGGCGAGTTGAAGCTGCTGAACCTGACGAAGAAGGTTCACGACCTGCTGCAGATCACCAAGCTCTACACCGTCTTCGACGTCAAGGACGATGAGGCGACCGCGATCTCTTCGTTCACCAAGTAA
- a CDS encoding LemA family protein, which yields MKSLWVVLGVVALLIVVLLFVGGSYIGAKNTLVQKNEAVNQAFSQVNVVQQRRLDLIPNLVASVKGYVAEESTILTNIANARAGVLAAGSDHAANINANAKLDVALGPFFRLQEQYPNLKGNEQFTRLTDELAGTENRIAVERQRYNKTLEDYNVYVRQFPQSIWANIAGFHYREEYFKGNPENSVAPKVDFSK from the coding sequence ATGAAATCTTTATGGGTTGTGCTTGGTGTTGTAGCTCTTCTCATCGTCGTTCTGCTCTTTGTAGGAGGCAGCTACATCGGCGCGAAGAACACGCTGGTACAGAAGAATGAGGCTGTCAATCAGGCGTTCTCACAGGTCAACGTCGTACAGCAGCGCCGCCTTGACCTTATTCCGAATCTCGTCGCATCGGTGAAGGGCTATGTCGCCGAAGAATCAACAATTTTGACCAACATCGCCAACGCCCGCGCCGGTGTCCTCGCTGCAGGCAGCGACCACGCCGCCAACATCAACGCCAACGCCAAGCTGGACGTGGCCCTGGGCCCGTTCTTCCGTCTGCAGGAGCAGTATCCCAACCTGAAAGGTAACGAGCAGTTCACCCGTCTTACCGACGAGCTCGCCGGAACAGAAAATCGTATCGCGGTCGAACGTCAGCGGTACAACAAGACTCTTGAGGATTACAATGTTTACGTCCGGCAGTTTCCTCAAAGCATCTGGGCCAACATCGCTGGCTTTCATTACCGCGAAGAGTACTTCAAGGGCAACCCGGAGAACAGTGTGGCGCCGAAGGTCGACTTCTCAAAGTAG